One Salmo trutta chromosome 19, fSalTru1.1, whole genome shotgun sequence genomic window carries:
- the LOC115153711 gene encoding cornifelin homolog B, with translation MGLFHSSYSENPVSDVSSADVINCSVSKLSLTVIMPSFVIDQPLPVMESKESDQWSSEICDCTDDMADCCFGFWCCPCHACIHTREYGQCLCLPLLDIFGIIPHVTMSMRVSMCHRYGIKGTICNDCVNATCCNCCVWCQMSRERKSHNIPIVLVSARK, from the exons ATGGGACTCTTCCACAGCTCTTATTCAGAAAATCCTGTATCAGATGTCAGTTCTGCTGATGTCATCAATTGTTCAGTCTCAAAGCTCTCTCTCACAG TCATCATGCCTTCATTTGTCATCGATCAGCCTCTACCCGTCATGGAGTCCAAGGAGTCTGACCAGTGGAGTTCCGAAATCTGTGACTGCACCGATGACATGGCagact GCTGTTTTGGATTCTGGTGTTGTCCCTGCCATGCCTGTATACATACAAGGGAGTACGGACAGTGTCTTTGTCTCCCTCTGCTGGACATCTTCGGCATCATCCCACACGTCACAATGTCCATGAGGGTGTCCATGTGCCACCGCTACGGCATCAAA GGCACCATCTGTAACGACTGTGTGAACGCCACCTGCTGCAACTGCTGTGTCTGGTGCCAGATgtccagagagaggaagagccaCAACATCCCCATTGTCCTGGTCAGTGCTAGGAAGTAG